In one Hypomesus transpacificus isolate Combined female chromosome 18, fHypTra1, whole genome shotgun sequence genomic region, the following are encoded:
- the si:ch73-206d17.1 gene encoding tyrosine-protein kinase STYK1 isoform X2, which produces MDVQMASCNNTSDPLCYEESSGLLAVIVIPALLSLSTVGVLVLILINLLRKTLSPGSRLTSSHGHDVNNQECISINGTMVRPPLSSQDAVCLWEIPGDCTLEGLEFWQSGRYGPICRASLRREATPTPVVVKTLRDSSNQGEARQFVEWVRFHATVCKHDNVVRMLFCQCLRLPMYMVLETCSPGNLLHFLWAIRNSDSEAGDSLQHFSEKSVFLIAKQVATGLDYLLSEHRLLHGDVAARNILIGPGLSARVSGLGLAFSSRQKDTVTKEQAEKVPLKWQAPERILKLPTTDRSDVWSFGILLYEMITLGSAPFPELEPLAVLPQLQKHYRMKRPESCGVPLYDLMKYCWMWNFKDRPAFSAIIKLLESYTYLAGTKALHSTEGLDTFEYRKKAGIFS; this is translated from the exons ATGGATGTGCAGATGGCTTCATGCAATAACACCTCAGACCCTCTCTGCT ATGAAGAGAGTTCAGGTCTGCTGGCTGTAATCGTCATACCTGCCCTGCTGTCTCTCAGCACTGTTGGAGTTCTTGTTCTGATACTGATCAATCTCCTCCGGAAGACCCTTTCCCCAGGCAGTAGGCTGACCTCCAGCCATGGCCATGATGTCAATA ATCAGGAATGTATTTCCATAAACGGGACAATGGTGAGGCCTCCTCTGAGTTCTCAGGATGCGGTGTGTCTGTGGGAGATCCCTGGAGATTGTACCCTAGAGGGGCTGGAGTTCTGGCAGTCTGGCCGCTATGGACCCATCTGTCGAGCGTCCCTGAGGAGGGAAGCCACGCCCACCCCTGTGGTGGTGAAAACACTGAGAG ATAGTTCCAACCAGGGTGAAGCCAGACAGTTTGTGGAGTGGGTCCGGTTCCATGCCACAGTATGTAAGCATGACAACGTGGTCCGGATGCTGTTCTGCCAATGCCTCCGTCTGCCCATGTACATGGTCCTGGAGACCTGCAGTCCAGGGAACCTGCTGCACTTCCTCTGGGCGATTAGGAAT AGTGATTCTGAAGCGGGGGATAGCTTGCAACATTTCTCTGAGAAATCAGTGTTTCTGATCGCAAAACAAGTTGCAACTGGCCTG GACTATCTGCTATCAGAGCATAGGCTGTTGCATGGTGATGTCGCTGCCAGAAACATCCTTATTGGCCCAGGGCTCTCCGCGAGGGTGTCTGGGTTGGGCTTGGCGTTCAGCAGCCGTCAGAAGGACACCGTGACAAAGGAGCAAGCAGAGAAGGTGCCTCTGAAGTGGCAAGCCCCTGAGAGGATTCTGAAGCTGCCCACCACCGACAGGAGTGACGT ATGGTCCTTTGGAATCTTACTGTATGAAATGATCACCTTGG GCTCTGCGCCCTTCCCTGAGCTGGAGCCTCTCGCCGTGCTCCCTCAGCTCCAGAAACACTACAGAATGAAAAGGCCAGAATCATGTGGAGTACCTCT GTATGACCTTATGAAGTACTGCTGGATGTGGAACTTCAAGGACCGCCCTGCATTCTCTGCCATCATAAAACTACTTGAGTCCTACACATACCTGGCTGGGACCAAGGCCCTTCACTCAACAGAGGGCTTGGACACCTTTGAGTACAGGAAGAAGGCAGGCATTTTCTCATGA
- the si:ch73-206d17.1 gene encoding tyrosine-protein kinase STYK1 isoform X1: MDVQMASCNNTSDPLCYEESSGLLAVIVIPALLSLSTVGVLVLILINLLRKTLSPGSRLTSSHGHDVNNQECISINGTMVRPPLSSQDAVCLWEIPGDCTLEGLEFWQSGRYGPICRASLRREATPTPVVVKTLRDSSNQGEARQFVEWVRFHATVCKHDNVVRMLFCQCLRLPMYMVLETCSPGNLLHFLWAIRNSDSEAGDSLQHFSEKSVFLIAKQVATGLDYLLSEHRLLHGDVAARNILIGPGLSARVSGLGLAFSSRQKDTVTKEQAEKVPLKWQAPERILKLPTTDRSDVWSFGILLYEMITLGTVSSDSSPTHVSHNSQHLCDYDQSCVISPPLTGSAPFPELEPLAVLPQLQKHYRMKRPESCGVPLYDLMKYCWMWNFKDRPAFSAIIKLLESYTYLAGTKALHSTEGLDTFEYRKKAGIFS, translated from the exons ATGGATGTGCAGATGGCTTCATGCAATAACACCTCAGACCCTCTCTGCT ATGAAGAGAGTTCAGGTCTGCTGGCTGTAATCGTCATACCTGCCCTGCTGTCTCTCAGCACTGTTGGAGTTCTTGTTCTGATACTGATCAATCTCCTCCGGAAGACCCTTTCCCCAGGCAGTAGGCTGACCTCCAGCCATGGCCATGATGTCAATA ATCAGGAATGTATTTCCATAAACGGGACAATGGTGAGGCCTCCTCTGAGTTCTCAGGATGCGGTGTGTCTGTGGGAGATCCCTGGAGATTGTACCCTAGAGGGGCTGGAGTTCTGGCAGTCTGGCCGCTATGGACCCATCTGTCGAGCGTCCCTGAGGAGGGAAGCCACGCCCACCCCTGTGGTGGTGAAAACACTGAGAG ATAGTTCCAACCAGGGTGAAGCCAGACAGTTTGTGGAGTGGGTCCGGTTCCATGCCACAGTATGTAAGCATGACAACGTGGTCCGGATGCTGTTCTGCCAATGCCTCCGTCTGCCCATGTACATGGTCCTGGAGACCTGCAGTCCAGGGAACCTGCTGCACTTCCTCTGGGCGATTAGGAAT AGTGATTCTGAAGCGGGGGATAGCTTGCAACATTTCTCTGAGAAATCAGTGTTTCTGATCGCAAAACAAGTTGCAACTGGCCTG GACTATCTGCTATCAGAGCATAGGCTGTTGCATGGTGATGTCGCTGCCAGAAACATCCTTATTGGCCCAGGGCTCTCCGCGAGGGTGTCTGGGTTGGGCTTGGCGTTCAGCAGCCGTCAGAAGGACACCGTGACAAAGGAGCAAGCAGAGAAGGTGCCTCTGAAGTGGCAAGCCCCTGAGAGGATTCTGAAGCTGCCCACCACCGACAGGAGTGACGT ATGGTCCTTTGGAATCTTACTGTATGAAATGATCACCTTGGGTACTGTATCGTCCGATTCGTCCCCAACTCATGTCAGTCACAACAGTCAGCATTTGTGTGACTATGACCAGAGCTGTGTTATTTCTCCTCCTCTGACAGGCTCTGCGCCCTTCCCTGAGCTGGAGCCTCTCGCCGTGCTCCCTCAGCTCCAGAAACACTACAGAATGAAAAGGCCAGAATCATGTGGAGTACCTCT GTATGACCTTATGAAGTACTGCTGGATGTGGAACTTCAAGGACCGCCCTGCATTCTCTGCCATCATAAAACTACTTGAGTCCTACACATACCTGGCTGGGACCAAGGCCCTTCACTCAACAGAGGGCTTGGACACCTTTGAGTACAGGAAGAAGGCAGGCATTTTCTCATGA